The DNA sequence CGATGATAGCCGGGTCGGGTCTGATTGTTGTTTCAGGCCTGTTTATTGTCTGGCGAGGCAGACAGGTCAGCGCAGCGAAATAGCCGGACATCAATTCCGGGCACGCGGACAACTATGTCAGCAGATAAATCCAGAGAGGCAGCGTCAGCGCCGAGAGCAGGGTAGATTGGGCAATCAGCGTTGCCGGAAGCTTTCTCTCGGCTCCATAGACGGATGCCAGCACATGCGCAGCCGATGCCGTGGGCAGCGCCGCAAATACCACAAGAACATTTGCTTGCGCGGGCGGTAGTCCGGCCAGGGTCACACACAGCCATGTGACTGCTGGCAGGATCAACAATTTGATCGTGGTGATGCCGCCGGTAAAGCGGTTGAGGCGGAACATGGCACCCCAATCCATCGTCGCGCCGACCGCCATCAGAGCAATGGGAATGGCTGCGCCGGCCAGATAGTCGACGCCCTGTTTCAGCACGCCGGGCAAGGTGATGCCGGCGGCGCCAACACACATGCCGGACACCGAGGCGATGAAAAACGGGTTGCGGGCAATCTGTGCAAGAACGCTGAGCGGACCCAAACCGTTGCCGCGGGAAAGTGCGGTGATGGCGAAGACATTTGCCAGCGGCACTGCAAAGCCGATGGCGACCGACATCAGCGGCGCGGCATTTCCAACCGCACCGACGGCTACAAATGCAATTGCTGTGTTGAACCGCCACGCCGTCTGCCATGCGCCGGCAAAGTCGAGAAATTTCGCCGGTCCAAACGGCCTCAGCAACCAGCCCAGCGACAGGCCGAGGGACAGGATAATCCAGACGCCGGCGCCAATCACCGCGGCATCATCGAATGCGATCGGACGTGATGCTGCTGCCGAAAAAATCAGGCATG is a window from the Hoeflea sp. IMCC20628 genome containing:
- a CDS encoding AEC family transporter — encoded protein: MRKLPRTSANQTMIPILSVLIPTMGIIILGRVFRERLSVDAWRGIDRLNFELLFPCLIFSAAASRPIAFDDAAVIGAGVWIILSLGLSLGWLLRPFGPAKFLDFAGAWQTAWRFNTAIAFVAVGAVGNAAPLMSVAIGFAVPLANVFAITALSRGNGLGPLSVLAQIARNPFFIASVSGMCVGAAGITLPGVLKQGVDYLAGAAIPIALMAVGATMDWGAMFRLNRFTGGITTIKLLILPAVTWLCVTLAGLPPAQANVLVVFAALPTASAAHVLASVYGAERKLPATLIAQSTLLSALTLPLWIYLLT